From Kangiella sp. TOML190, one genomic window encodes:
- the cysZ gene encoding sulfate transporter CysZ, whose translation MPQNSFHGAHYLGQGFKMLTQKGIKRFVFIPLAINLTLLSIALIYVISKVSDWTVAINAWLASFDTFEWIMTAISWLIWPLVIIGVLLFVFFFFAILANWIAAPFNGLLAEAVENKLSGKKTVPEQSYREMLKDVPRLLKREWTKLKYYIPRALVCLLLLLVPLIGALLFPIIWFAFNSWMMSVQYLDYPMDNHKIPFEQMLAKLRQSRSGSLGFGAMVMLMTMLPIINLLVMPAAVCGATKLWFDHLKDKKHDSEPVSS comes from the coding sequence ATGCCACAAAATAGCTTCCATGGCGCCCATTATCTTGGTCAGGGCTTTAAAATGTTGACCCAAAAAGGAATCAAACGGTTCGTTTTTATACCTTTAGCCATTAATTTAACTTTGCTCTCTATCGCTTTGATCTATGTGATCTCAAAAGTCAGCGATTGGACGGTCGCAATCAATGCTTGGCTAGCTTCCTTTGATACGTTTGAATGGATCATGACCGCCATTTCATGGCTAATTTGGCCTTTGGTCATTATTGGCGTTTTATTGTTTGTCTTTTTCTTCTTTGCCATTTTAGCCAACTGGATAGCCGCGCCTTTTAATGGGCTGTTAGCTGAAGCGGTAGAAAATAAATTAAGCGGCAAAAAAACCGTACCCGAACAAAGCTATCGCGAAATGCTCAAAGACGTACCAAGATTGCTCAAACGCGAATGGACCAAACTTAAATACTATATTCCAAGAGCACTTGTCTGCTTGCTCCTGCTGCTAGTGCCTTTAATCGGTGCACTACTATTTCCGATTATTTGGTTTGCTTTCAATTCTTGGATGATGTCGGTGCAATATCTGGACTATCCAATGGACAATCACAAGATCCCTTTTGAGCAAATGCTCGCTAAATTGCGCCAATCGCGCTCCGGAAGCTTAGGGTTCGGCGCCATGGTGATGCTAATGACCATGCTGCCAATTATTAATCTATTGGTCATGCCGGCAGCAGTATGTGGCGCGACGAAATTATGGTTTGATCACCTAAAGGATAAAAAACATGATTCTGAGCCAGTTAGCTCTTAA
- the hrpA gene encoding ATP-dependent RNA helicase HrpA encodes MSKSHKQLDSLQTVIDSCLIQDRSEITKLAKIIEQRQKQKLPSDKLISKYNHLLKRSQRTFQQRQSMMPRAISFDQALPICQKKEEIADLIQNHQLVVVAGETGSGKTTQIPKICLDMGFGISGRIGHTQPRRVAATSVARRIAEELESPLGDTVGYSVRFNDSCKDSTAVRIMTDGILLNEISQDPLLLQYQVLIIDEAHERSLNIDFILGYLKQLLSKRPDLKVIITSATIDLERFAKHFAQHGKAAPVIEVSGRTYPVEVWYREPDEENPSPQVEQIGHAVEELMHYAAGDILVFLSGEADIRETAKFLRKEKFRDCQVLPLYARLSIGEQEKIFKPSAGKRRIILSTNVAETSVTVPGIRFVIDPGNARISRYSIRHKIQRLPIEKISQASANQRKGRCGRVADGVCIRLYSEEDFNNRSEFTDAEILRTNLAWVILQMQQAKLGDIEAFPFIDKPSTKQINDGVNLLLELQALNSDKRLTAIGQAMATLPIEPRLARILIEAKKQQIPAEALVLAAFLSVKDPREWPFDKKELATQKHRKYQHSRSDFISIINLWQHLHQQQEALSNRQFRDYCQQELINFNGYREWKSTYRQLKQLLTQDKSKTQKSPQKLAALSDFSQLDKQQEAAQYQKLHQVLLTGFLSFVGQKDIEKGYLAARQSKYFIHPQSVNFKKQPAWLMAFEVVETTQAYARLTAFIEVQWLEQAAKHLLKTHYFEPFWSKNRGAVLAPMQQTLYGLKIVVDRKVDYSAIEPQLCRQLFIQHALVRHELNSRDQFFINNQQVLAEVKQEVAKARQADLVASETVVADWFEQRLPEFVNNAKSLNQWLKSDKHNSQTLALSKKVLLEETEQDEGQFPSTVVVRGIELKVKYHFEPGHPQDGVTVLIPSSLRNKFIDTDFERLVPGLLAEKIEYLIRSMPKRFRKNFLPVPTYAQACYEQVIEQAGTLKDIVSKQLYQMTGVILTQEAWSQTQLPEHLLMRFEIINDDKKIIYSGRSLEAPTKTVKTAKFSKNLSQQIKSQQTYADWSFKFQPQGVIKEAGTIIPVYFAVEDAGLDKVRLVSSVSQKLADKTHLQGVSRLIAIANNDKYKYLLKSNPHKQTLSLAASTFGRYDDLVMSAFLAVIKQQFLLAEIPKTQQQFAAANKAIASELVALTTQALERLAKTLQQRAAIFTQVKKLSKNFAGLKDDIEEQLAYLFENNFLYRYGVDKLSDYGRYLKAIETRIEKARETLLKEASLTNQINPWLDLRIELEANAKIPEEGYLQYLWMLEEFRISLFAQGQKTQFPISAKRLQKYSQQLESNYQ; translated from the coding sequence ATGAGCAAATCGCATAAGCAACTAGACTCTTTGCAAACGGTGATAGACTCTTGTTTGATTCAAGATCGCTCTGAAATTACTAAGTTAGCCAAAATCATCGAGCAACGGCAAAAACAAAAACTGCCCAGTGATAAGTTGATCAGCAAATACAATCATTTGCTGAAACGATCACAGCGTACCTTCCAGCAGCGTCAAAGCATGATGCCGCGAGCTATTAGCTTTGATCAAGCATTACCGATTTGCCAGAAAAAAGAAGAAATTGCCGACTTGATCCAAAACCATCAACTGGTGGTGGTGGCAGGCGAAACTGGCTCGGGTAAAACCACCCAAATCCCCAAAATTTGTTTAGATATGGGCTTTGGGATTAGCGGTAGAATTGGCCATACTCAACCGCGGCGAGTCGCTGCGACCAGCGTTGCGCGGAGAATTGCCGAAGAGTTAGAGTCGCCTCTAGGCGATACTGTGGGCTACAGTGTTCGCTTCAATGATAGTTGTAAGGATTCTACTGCGGTTAGGATCATGACCGATGGGATTCTGCTCAATGAAATCAGCCAAGATCCATTGTTGTTGCAGTACCAAGTGTTGATCATTGATGAAGCACATGAGCGTAGCCTTAATATCGATTTTATTTTGGGTTATCTAAAGCAGCTATTATCCAAAAGACCTGATTTAAAGGTGATTATCACTTCGGCAACGATAGATCTTGAGCGGTTTGCTAAGCATTTTGCGCAACATGGCAAAGCTGCGCCCGTTATTGAGGTCAGTGGCAGAACCTATCCAGTGGAGGTTTGGTATCGAGAGCCGGATGAAGAAAACCCTTCACCCCAAGTAGAGCAGATAGGTCATGCGGTTGAAGAGCTAATGCACTATGCGGCTGGTGATATTTTGGTCTTTTTATCAGGCGAAGCAGACATTCGTGAAACGGCTAAATTTTTGCGTAAAGAAAAGTTTAGAGACTGCCAAGTGTTGCCACTTTATGCGCGTCTGTCTATTGGCGAGCAAGAAAAAATATTTAAGCCCTCAGCAGGTAAGCGCCGAATTATCCTTTCTACTAACGTAGCGGAAACTTCGGTCACTGTACCGGGCATTCGGTTTGTGATCGATCCGGGCAATGCTCGGATAAGTCGCTATTCGATTCGTCATAAAATTCAACGCCTGCCGATAGAAAAAATCTCGCAAGCCAGCGCTAATCAGCGTAAAGGGCGTTGTGGTCGTGTAGCCGATGGGGTTTGTATCAGGCTTTATTCGGAAGAGGATTTTAACAACCGCTCTGAGTTTACCGATGCCGAGATTTTACGTACTAACTTGGCTTGGGTTATTTTACAAATGCAGCAAGCTAAGCTGGGTGATATTGAAGCCTTTCCCTTTATTGATAAGCCAAGCACCAAGCAAATTAATGACGGCGTAAATCTTTTACTCGAATTGCAGGCATTAAATAGTGATAAGCGCTTAACGGCTATTGGTCAAGCCATGGCAACTTTACCGATTGAACCGCGCTTAGCGAGAATTTTGATTGAAGCAAAAAAACAGCAAATACCTGCCGAGGCGTTAGTGTTGGCAGCATTTTTGTCAGTCAAAGATCCTCGCGAGTGGCCCTTCGATAAAAAAGAGTTAGCGACACAAAAACATCGCAAATACCAACACAGTCGCTCGGATTTTATTAGTATCATTAACCTTTGGCAGCATTTGCACCAGCAGCAAGAAGCCTTGTCTAACCGCCAATTTAGGGACTATTGTCAGCAAGAGTTGATTAATTTCAACGGTTATCGCGAGTGGAAAAGCACCTATCGCCAATTAAAACAGTTGTTAACACAAGATAAATCAAAAACCCAAAAGTCACCGCAGAAACTAGCTGCTTTAAGCGATTTTTCACAGCTTGATAAACAGCAAGAGGCAGCTCAATATCAAAAGCTGCATCAGGTTTTGCTGACTGGCTTTTTAAGTTTTGTCGGTCAAAAAGATATTGAAAAAGGCTATTTGGCAGCTAGACAAAGTAAGTATTTTATTCACCCGCAGTCGGTAAACTTTAAAAAACAGCCAGCTTGGTTAATGGCTTTTGAGGTGGTTGAAACTACTCAAGCCTATGCACGTTTAACGGCTTTTATAGAAGTTCAGTGGTTAGAGCAGGCGGCTAAGCATTTGCTTAAAACCCATTATTTTGAACCATTTTGGAGTAAAAATCGAGGTGCGGTTCTAGCGCCAATGCAACAAACCTTGTATGGTCTTAAAATCGTGGTGGATCGAAAAGTTGATTACTCTGCCATAGAACCGCAACTATGCCGCCAATTATTTATTCAACATGCTTTAGTGCGACATGAGCTGAACAGCCGTGATCAGTTTTTTATTAATAATCAGCAGGTGCTAGCTGAAGTTAAACAAGAAGTGGCTAAAGCGCGTCAAGCAGATCTGGTGGCGAGTGAAACAGTGGTAGCGGATTGGTTCGAGCAGCGTTTACCGGAATTTGTGAATAACGCCAAAAGCCTCAATCAATGGCTCAAAAGCGATAAACATAATTCGCAGACTTTGGCTTTGAGTAAAAAGGTGCTACTTGAAGAAACTGAACAAGACGAAGGTCAGTTCCCGAGTACAGTGGTGGTTCGTGGTATCGAATTAAAGGTCAAATACCATTTTGAGCCAGGGCATCCGCAAGATGGAGTGACGGTATTGATTCCCTCATCGCTGCGCAATAAATTTATCGATACTGATTTTGAGCGATTAGTTCCGGGGTTGTTAGCCGAAAAAATTGAGTATTTGATCCGCTCTATGCCAAAGCGCTTTCGCAAGAATTTTCTGCCGGTGCCGACTTATGCTCAAGCCTGCTACGAACAAGTGATAGAACAAGCAGGAACTTTAAAAGATATAGTCAGCAAGCAGCTGTATCAAATGACGGGAGTGATTTTAACCCAAGAAGCCTGGTCGCAAACCCAACTTCCAGAGCACTTGTTGATGCGTTTTGAAATCATTAATGATGATAAAAAAATCATCTACTCAGGTCGTAGCTTAGAAGCGCCAACAAAAACGGTCAAGACGGCAAAATTTAGCAAAAACTTGAGTCAACAGATAAAGTCTCAGCAAACTTATGCCGATTGGAGTTTTAAGTTCCAACCTCAAGGGGTAATCAAAGAGGCTGGAACTATTATTCCAGTATATTTTGCCGTAGAAGATGCCGGTCTTGATAAGGTTCGTTTGGTATCATCGGTCAGCCAAAAGTTAGCGGACAAAACTCATTTGCAAGGTGTCTCAAGACTCATTGCCATAGCTAATAATGATAAGTACAAATACTTATTAAAAAGTAATCCGCATAAACAAACCTTATCATTGGCCGCTTCAACCTTTGGCCGTTATGACGATTTAGTGATGTCTGCTTTTTTGGCAGTAATTAAACAGCAGTTTCTGTTAGCTGAGATTCCCAAAACTCAACAGCAGTTTGCAGCTGCTAATAAGGCGATAGCTTCGGAGTTGGTTGCTTTGACCACCCAAGCGCTTGAACGGCTGGCTAAAACGTTGCAACAACGAGCGGCTATTTTTACGCAAGTGAAAAAACTTTCGAAAAATTTTGCTGGGCTCAAAGACGATATTGAAGAACAATTGGCTTATTTGTTTGAAAATAACTTTTTGTACCGTTATGGGGTAGATAAACTTAGTGATTATGGGCGTTATTTAAAGGCCATTGAAACTCGAATAGAAAAGGCGCGAGAAACTTTACTCAAGGAAGCGTCACTTACCAACCAGATCAATCCTTGGCTGGATTTGCGGATAGAACTGGAAGCAAATGCTAAAATTCCAGAAGAAGGTTATTTGCAATACTTGTGGATGTTGGAAGAATTTCGAATTTCACTTTTCGCCCAAGGTCAGAAGACCCAGTTTCCAATTTCGGCCAAACGCTTGCAGAAATACAGCCAGCAACTAGAATCAAACTATCAATAA
- a CDS encoding acyl-CoA dehydrogenase, whose protein sequence is MLTLLLLIALGICLYQRIGLKITSIILLGMLLLWGFAYSIPYFHWFILLLILVPLNLPALRQPISARLLDTFKGVMPKISDTEQEALDAGSVWWEREVFAGKPDWKRLHNIPKASLSADEEAFLNGPVEELCAMVNEWRITNIDRDISPDMWQFIKDKGFFSFIIPKEYGGLGFSAYAQSQVLTKLNSLSATLGSIVSVPNSLGPAELLMHYGTQEQKEYYLPRLAKGEEVPCFALTAVEAGSDAGGIPDKGVVCKGQWNGEEVVGLKLTWNKRYITLAPVATLLGLAFKMYDPDGLLGDKEDLGITCALIPTDTPGVEIGRRHYPLSTPFQNGPTSGDEVFVPLDYIIGGEKMAGQGWRMLVDCLSAGRAISLPSGATGGAKMVAYTTGAYARIRKQFKVPVGYMEGVMEALARIAGKTYMIDAVRTFTAAGIDTGEKPSVASAIVKCHTTKLAQECSIDGMDVHGGKAVMMGPKNYMGRSYQGAPISITVEGANILTRSLIIYGQGSIRCHPYVLKLIEASQNDNRSQAVKEFDKSLFAHIGFAMSNKVRTFWLGLTASLLSRKPQRDFTGRYYQRITRFSSALAFLSDVTMGVLGGELKRRESISGRLGDMLSNLYIATAILKFYDDKGRPEYDKDVVSWSIEQCLYETQMAADGVLRNFPIGWMGKLLRLVVFPLGLPLSPPSDKLGRRVAKDLQKAEAMREELTHGIYKSESDFSNLFKVDKALRLQLEMEPIVAKFSVALGKKPANHQVITFAKEAFEQEIISQEELELVVKAEDARLDVINVDDFSKEEMSGKFD, encoded by the coding sequence ATGTTGACCTTACTTCTTTTGATCGCTCTTGGGATCTGTCTTTACCAGCGAATTGGCCTAAAAATTACCAGCATAATATTACTGGGGATGCTTTTGTTATGGGGTTTTGCTTACTCTATCCCCTATTTCCACTGGTTCATCCTATTGCTGATTTTAGTTCCGCTTAACCTGCCAGCATTAAGACAGCCTATATCGGCTCGACTGCTGGATACCTTTAAAGGGGTTATGCCTAAAATCTCGGATACCGAACAAGAAGCACTCGATGCCGGCAGTGTTTGGTGGGAGCGAGAGGTCTTTGCAGGCAAACCCGACTGGAAGCGCTTACACAATATTCCCAAGGCTAGCTTGAGCGCTGATGAAGAGGCTTTTCTAAATGGCCCAGTTGAGGAGCTGTGCGCTATGGTTAATGAATGGCGAATCACCAACATTGATCGCGATATATCGCCAGACATGTGGCAATTCATTAAAGATAAAGGTTTCTTTAGCTTTATCATCCCAAAAGAATACGGCGGTCTGGGCTTTTCTGCTTATGCCCAGTCGCAAGTGCTAACCAAGCTTAACTCTTTGAGCGCCACTCTAGGCTCGATTGTCTCTGTTCCCAACTCGCTGGGGCCCGCAGAGCTTTTGATGCATTACGGTACTCAAGAACAAAAAGAATATTATCTGCCGCGTCTTGCTAAAGGTGAAGAAGTTCCCTGTTTTGCCCTGACCGCAGTAGAAGCTGGCTCCGATGCTGGCGGCATTCCGGATAAAGGAGTCGTCTGCAAAGGCCAGTGGAATGGCGAGGAAGTGGTTGGTTTAAAACTGACTTGGAATAAACGCTATATAACCTTAGCGCCAGTAGCGACCCTACTGGGCTTAGCCTTTAAAATGTACGATCCGGATGGCTTACTGGGTGATAAGGAAGATCTGGGTATTACTTGTGCTTTAATTCCAACCGATACTCCTGGCGTCGAAATTGGCCGCCGTCACTATCCGTTAAGCACTCCATTCCAGAACGGGCCGACCAGTGGCGACGAAGTTTTTGTTCCGCTCGATTATATTATCGGCGGCGAAAAGATGGCGGGCCAAGGCTGGCGCATGCTGGTGGACTGCCTATCCGCTGGACGCGCCATTTCATTGCCCTCGGGCGCTACTGGCGGTGCTAAAATGGTCGCCTACACCACTGGAGCCTACGCTAGGATCCGCAAACAATTTAAAGTGCCTGTAGGCTATATGGAAGGCGTGATGGAAGCCTTAGCACGCATTGCCGGCAAAACCTACATGATCGATGCGGTACGAACCTTTACCGCCGCAGGCATTGATACTGGCGAAAAACCGTCGGTAGCCTCGGCAATCGTCAAATGCCATACCACTAAACTGGCGCAAGAATGTTCGATTGACGGGATGGATGTGCATGGCGGTAAAGCGGTAATGATGGGGCCTAAGAACTATATGGGACGCTCTTATCAAGGCGCACCCATTTCGATTACGGTCGAAGGCGCTAATATTTTAACCCGCAGTCTCATTATTTACGGCCAAGGCTCGATCCGTTGTCACCCTTACGTTTTGAAACTGATTGAAGCCAGCCAAAACGATAATCGCTCCCAAGCAGTCAAAGAGTTTGATAAATCCCTGTTTGCTCATATTGGTTTCGCCATGAGCAACAAGGTTAGAACCTTCTGGCTTGGTTTAACCGCCAGTCTATTGTCACGCAAACCGCAGCGCGATTTTACCGGACGCTATTATCAGCGCATCACCCGTTTTAGTAGCGCCCTCGCCTTTTTATCCGATGTGACCATGGGAGTGCTTGGTGGCGAACTTAAACGTCGTGAATCCATTTCGGGTCGTCTTGGCGATATGCTTAGTAACCTTTATATCGCCACCGCCATCTTGAAATTCTATGATGACAAAGGGCGTCCAGAGTACGATAAGGATGTGGTTAGTTGGTCGATCGAACAATGTTTATATGAAACTCAAATGGCTGCTGACGGGGTCTTACGTAACTTCCCCATTGGTTGGATGGGAAAACTTTTACGACTAGTGGTATTTCCGTTAGGACTACCCTTGTCGCCGCCGTCTGACAAGCTTGGCCGTCGAGTTGCGAAAGACTTACAAAAAGCCGAGGCCATGCGCGAAGAACTAACACACGGTATTTATAAGTCCGAATCAGACTTTAGTAATCTATTTAAAGTAGATAAAGCACTGCGTTTACAGCTTGAAATGGAGCCCATCGTGGCCAAGTTCTCAGTGGCGCTGGGTAAAAAACCTGCCAACCACCAAGTAATTACTTTCGCTAAAGAAGCTTTCGAGCAAGAGATCATTAGCCAAGAAGAACTCGAGTTGGTAGTTAAAGCTGAAGATGCTCGACTGGACGTCATTAATGTGGATGACTTTTCCAAAGAAGAAATGTCAGGCAAGTTTGATTAA
- a CDS encoding amidohydrolase: MKKVYLPLAASLIVGFGAMCYSAEVSASKVDSKIESQAKAIESKVIEWRRHLHQNPELSNREFKTSKYIEQHLRSLGLKVQTGVAHTGVVALLKGAKPGPVIALRADMDGLPVKERTPVPFASKVMGEYNGKQVPVMHACGHDTHMAILMGTAELLAGMKQELAGTIKFIFQPAEEGSPAGEEGGAELMVKQGVLKNPDVDAIFGLHIWAGMDVGTVGVKTEGIMAGVDDMKITVKGKQAHGSTPWASIDPIVASAQIINGLQTVVSRHMKLVDDPAVVTIGAIHAGVRSNIIPEELEMLGTVRTFSEADKTKTRQLITEKAKLIGQSMGAQVQVQIPYSASYPVTYNNIELTNQMRPTLERVAQKVITMKPVTGAEDFSMFAQKVPGMFFFLGGKPLDTPELEAAPHHTPDFYIDESSLVYGVEVMTQVALDYLEQAKKN; the protein is encoded by the coding sequence ATGAAAAAAGTCTACTTACCTTTAGCTGCTAGCTTAATTGTGGGGTTTGGTGCGATGTGTTATAGCGCCGAAGTTTCTGCTAGTAAAGTCGATAGCAAGATCGAAAGTCAGGCCAAGGCCATCGAATCCAAGGTGATTGAGTGGCGTCGTCATTTGCATCAAAATCCAGAGCTTTCCAATCGCGAATTTAAAACCAGCAAATACATTGAACAACATCTGCGCTCGCTTGGCTTGAAAGTACAAACTGGTGTGGCGCATACAGGCGTAGTTGCCCTTTTAAAAGGCGCTAAGCCAGGCCCTGTGATTGCCTTGCGCGCGGATATGGATGGCCTACCCGTCAAAGAGCGGACGCCAGTTCCCTTTGCATCTAAAGTTATGGGTGAATATAACGGTAAACAAGTTCCAGTGATGCATGCTTGCGGTCACGATACCCACATGGCAATTTTGATGGGCACGGCTGAATTGCTCGCGGGAATGAAACAGGAACTTGCGGGCACTATTAAGTTTATCTTCCAACCTGCCGAAGAAGGCTCACCTGCGGGTGAAGAAGGCGGTGCGGAGCTGATGGTAAAACAAGGGGTTTTGAAAAATCCTGATGTGGATGCGATCTTTGGCCTGCATATATGGGCCGGGATGGATGTTGGTACTGTTGGCGTAAAAACGGAAGGTATTATGGCTGGAGTTGATGATATGAAAATCACCGTCAAAGGCAAACAGGCGCACGGCTCTACCCCTTGGGCGAGTATCGACCCGATTGTTGCCAGCGCACAAATTATCAACGGTCTGCAAACCGTGGTCAGTCGCCATATGAAGCTGGTGGATGATCCGGCGGTAGTTACCATTGGCGCGATTCATGCTGGAGTGCGCTCGAACATTATCCCTGAAGAGTTGGAAATGTTAGGAACCGTGAGAACTTTTAGCGAAGCCGATAAGACGAAAACGCGACAACTTATTACCGAAAAAGCCAAGCTGATTGGTCAAAGCATGGGCGCTCAAGTACAAGTCCAGATCCCCTACTCGGCTTCTTATCCTGTGACTTATAATAATATTGAACTGACCAATCAAATGCGCCCCACCTTAGAGCGCGTGGCGCAAAAAGTAATTACCATGAAGCCAGTGACTGGCGCAGAGGACTTTTCAATGTTTGCGCAAAAAGTTCCGGGCATGTTTTTCTTTTTAGGTGGTAAGCCACTAGACACGCCAGAGTTAGAAGCAGCGCCGCACCATACGCCTGATTTTTATATTGATGAGTCAAGCTTGGTCTATGGCGTTGAAGTCATGACCCAAGTTGCGCTTGATTATCTCGAACAAGCGAAAAAAAATTAA
- a CDS encoding DNA internalization-related competence protein ComEC/Rec2, with translation MLKWILGFLIGCCSIFILPAPLDLIWCLALLSASALLVFLPKLMLWRATRFNNKPDLRLETPTICLILLLFFSGFCAGLAWLSIHSQARLDSRISLTQPQEAIIEARIASIPAIYPQSMYFTAIIQNSEDENLNHKKLKLSWYQNQPLQETDLIWPKLGEVWRFKVRLKPIYSSLNDAGYDGEKQDFIQQIDARASVRSSGAMRLTAAASFSLSWVRQHLYQRLSRFEQAGILQALILGEKTQISEQQRQTIQALGISHLLAISGLHIAIIAGLTLWLASLIAARASFVQSRIAPLTFGLIMSCVAALLYSALAGFAIPTLRALIMWAAFALTLLSHNKQRLAFNLAMALLLILLWDPIAVLSTSFWLSFIAVFIIGLYVSGRVIKTSIWKSTIELQLFISFSMFLMGLLIFQEASLVAVLANLLLIPLFSFVLLPLIFIAVLFNLLGWSWILHKVDGFLSFAFSQTHFQHKDLLLEQFIPVWLWLILFVVLLISLMPLGKIKIMPIMALLLVSLFAWMYQNKTQEFKLVIFDVGHGLSALVYNPEYAILYDTGFANQFFSSAEFYLTPSLRRLGISQIDLLIISHNDMDHSGGVTALSKAFNVQELIRANSCQTGIKKQFANLQLEFVYANPKALKSNNQSCVVKVSTERKSLLLTGDIERKVELKIASSDYPYDLTADILLSPHHGSNTSSSYPFIKAVSPELVIHSTDRFNRYGMPHAKVKKRYQDLAVQQMMTGCSGQISINLATGKLQSVREKRRIWRNPPC, from the coding sequence GTGCTCAAATGGATCTTGGGCTTCTTAATTGGTTGCTGTTCAATATTTATCTTACCGGCACCGCTGGACTTAATATGGTGCTTGGCGTTGCTTAGTGCAAGTGCGCTATTGGTTTTTTTGCCAAAACTCATGCTGTGGCGAGCTACACGGTTCAACAACAAGCCGGATTTAAGGCTAGAAACGCCCACCATTTGCCTAATCTTACTGCTATTTTTCAGCGGTTTTTGTGCCGGTTTAGCATGGTTATCAATTCATAGCCAAGCACGCCTCGATAGCCGTATCTCGCTTACCCAACCTCAAGAAGCCATTATAGAAGCGAGAATAGCATCGATACCAGCAATTTATCCGCAATCGATGTATTTCACCGCCATTATCCAAAATTCAGAGGATGAAAATTTAAATCATAAGAAGCTAAAACTGAGTTGGTATCAAAATCAGCCACTGCAAGAAACCGATTTGATATGGCCAAAATTAGGCGAGGTTTGGCGTTTTAAAGTGCGGCTAAAACCCATCTACAGTTCGCTTAATGACGCAGGCTATGATGGTGAAAAGCAGGATTTTATCCAACAAATTGATGCGCGAGCTTCGGTTAGAAGCTCTGGGGCCATGCGGCTGACTGCTGCTGCAAGTTTTTCCTTGAGTTGGGTTCGGCAACATCTATACCAGCGATTATCAAGATTCGAGCAAGCAGGGATCTTGCAAGCGCTTATTTTGGGTGAAAAAACACAAATTAGTGAGCAGCAACGGCAAACCATTCAAGCTTTGGGGATCAGTCATTTATTGGCTATTTCAGGTTTGCATATTGCCATTATCGCAGGGCTAACCCTGTGGCTGGCAAGTTTGATTGCCGCTAGGGCCAGTTTTGTTCAATCACGCATAGCACCTCTAACATTTGGGCTAATTATGAGCTGCGTCGCGGCTTTGCTTTACAGTGCTTTAGCAGGTTTTGCGATCCCGACATTAAGAGCCTTAATCATGTGGGCAGCTTTTGCACTAACCCTGCTAAGCCATAACAAACAGCGCTTAGCTTTTAATCTGGCTATGGCGTTATTGCTGATTTTATTATGGGATCCAATAGCCGTCCTATCAACATCTTTTTGGTTGAGTTTTATCGCGGTTTTTATAATTGGCCTTTATGTCAGTGGGAGGGTCATTAAAACTTCGATATGGAAATCCACCATTGAATTACAACTGTTTATCAGTTTCAGTATGTTTTTAATGGGATTGTTAATTTTTCAAGAGGCCAGTTTAGTAGCGGTACTGGCAAATTTGCTATTGATCCCACTATTCAGCTTTGTGTTATTACCATTGATTTTTATAGCAGTGCTGTTTAATCTTTTGGGCTGGTCATGGATCTTGCATAAAGTCGATGGCTTTTTAAGCTTTGCCTTTTCTCAAACCCATTTCCAACATAAGGATTTACTACTAGAACAATTTATTCCTGTGTGGCTTTGGTTGATCTTATTTGTGGTTTTATTAATAAGCCTGATGCCTTTAGGAAAAATAAAAATTATGCCGATAATGGCATTATTACTGGTCAGCCTATTTGCTTGGATGTATCAAAATAAGACACAAGAATTTAAACTAGTAATTTTTGATGTAGGGCATGGTTTATCGGCCTTAGTCTATAACCCAGAATATGCAATATTGTACGATACGGGCTTTGCTAATCAGTTTTTCTCAAGTGCTGAATTCTATCTCACCCCCAGTTTACGACGACTTGGAATTAGCCAAATCGATTTGCTGATTATTAGCCATAATGACATGGATCATTCCGGCGGGGTGACAGCCTTATCAAAAGCTTTTAATGTACAAGAGCTAATTCGAGCAAATAGTTGCCAGACAGGAATAAAAAAGCAGTTTGCAAATTTACAGCTTGAATTTGTATATGCAAACCCTAAAGCATTAAAATCGAATAACCAAAGTTGTGTTGTTAAAGTTAGCACGGAACGCAAGAGTTTATTACTTACTGGCGATATTGAACGCAAGGTTGAATTAAAGATTGCTAGCAGTGACTATCCTTATGATTTGACTGCCGATATTTTACTGAGTCCGCACCATGGTAGTAACACTTCATCGAGCTATCCTTTTATCAAAGCGGTCTCACCAGAGCTGGTGATTCATTCGACGGATCGCTTTAATCGCTATGGAATGCCGCACGCAAAAGTTAAAAAACGTTATCAAGACTTGGCCGTTCAGCAAATGATGACTGGCTGTAGCGGCCAAATAAGCATTAACTTAGCAACGGGCAAACTGCAAAGCGTTCGTGAAAAACGGCGGATCTGGCGCAATCCGCCTTGCTAG